A segment of the Streptomyces sp. Tu 2975 genome:
TGCTCCGGCGTCTGCAGCTCCTCCGCGTCCTTGAGGTGGGCGAGGGTGGTGCGCCGGGGGTTGGCTATGTTGCGGAACATCATCGTCGTCTTCATGTGGTGTGTCTGACCTTGTCCGAGTGCGGGCGCTACGGAGAAGCGCGGTTGACGGATTGCCCATCCCTGTAAAGCGTCAGGCTAAACATCGGATTCCCGTCGAATGCCAGGAAGACTCAACGATCACCGTGTGAGTTTGCTCACGAGGAGACCGGCAAATCAGGCAATCCGGACCCCTGATCGCGCTTGCGGAACCGGACATTAGGCCACTGAAGCCCGCATTCCGCTCCTGATCATCGCGACTGGGACACCCCCTCCGCCTAAGCGACTCGTAGCAAGAAGTCCGTTTTACCCAGGAACGACCTCAACGAGTTGTGACCGCACGCTTACATCGTGTCATCCAGGTCACAGGCCGGTACGTGGCCCTTGTTGGAGATCCGGCACTGTGCTGGAATTCCACGAACCGCCGCGGGATTCGAACCGGCGCGCAAGGGCGCAACGCAGCGCCGAGTTGCGGCGGGGAAGGGGGAGCAGCGCCGGTCACTCACGACCACCATGGGGCTCGATCACTGCCCCACGACGCCGACACCGTCCCGCCGTGCAAGCGGAGGGACGCCTGGTCCAGAGGTTGCGACGCTAGTGCAGGGACGTTTCAAGAGGGATGGCAACAGCGCGGCGGAACAGGAGCCGCGCGGCGGGACCGACCGCGGCTCCTCGCCCCAGCACACCCACAACCAGGGACCGGCGGCCCCCGGCGACGGCGGTGAGCGCGCAGGCCGCACCGGCGCCAAGACGTCCGGTGCCAAGGCCTCCCCGGCCGACGGCGCCGGCTCACCGGCCAGGCCGAAGGGCCCCACGGACACCGGTTCGCGAATAGCGCTGCGCAACTGGCGCATCAGCACGCGCCTGGTGTCCCTGCTCACCCTGCCGGTCGTCGCGGCGACCACGCTGGGCGGACTCCGTATCAACGAGTCCATGGACGACATGAAGCAGCTGGACCACATGCAGCTGCTCACCAAGATGACGACGGAAGCGACCGAGCTGGCGCACGCGCTCCAGCAGGAGCGTGACCTCTCCGCCGGCCCGCTGGCCAACGGCTCCGTCGACACCGACTTCAAGGTCTCCGGCCCGCGCACCCAGACCGACCGCGCCCGCAAGGCCTTCCTCGAGGCCACCCGTTCCATCCCGAACAAGGACGACGACGAGGCGCTGGAGTCGATCCGCGCCAACGCGAACCAGATCGCCGTCCAGGTCAACAACCTCAACACCATCCGGAACACCGCCTACAAGGGCAAGGTTCCGAAGTCGCAGACGGTGGAGGGCTACAGCCGTCTGATCGAGTCGCTGCTGAGCCTGTCCCAGGACATGGCGCAGGCGACCAGCAACCCGGAGATGATCAAGCGCACGCGCGCCCTGTCGGCGTTCTCCTCCGCCAAGGAGTACGCGTCGATCCAGCGCGCCATCATCGCCGCGGCGCTGCCCGGCGGCGACGACTCCGATACGCCCGGCCTCACCGAGAACGACCGCCTCTACGGACAGGCGGCGCTCGAGAACGGTGAGACGGAGCTCAAGAGCTTCAAGGCGATCTACGAGTCCACCGGCGGTGACTCCGAGGAACTGACGGCGCCGCTGGAGAACGAGAACCCGACGATCACCGCGGCCGAGCAGTACGCCAAGCGCGTTCTGGAGAACGAGAACGGTCTCGCGCAGCTGCCGAGCCGTTCCCACCTGGACTGGACCGACGACTACTCGGTCCGCATCAACGCGATGAAGACCATCGAGCAGACGTTGCTCGGCCAGATGGAGGCCGAGGCACGCAAGCTGCGTGAGGCGTCCCAGCAGGACGCGATCATCAACGGTGCGTTGATCCTCATCGTCCTCGGTGTGTCCCTCGTCGGTGCGTTCGTCGTGGCCCGCTCCATGATCCGTTCGCTGCGCCGGCTGCAGGACACCGCGACCAAGGTCGCCCAGGACCGTCTGCCCGAGCTGGTCAAGCAGCTCTCGGAGTCCGACCCGCAGGACGTCGACACCTCCGTCGAGTCCGTCGGTGTCCACTCCCGCGACGAGATCGGCAAGGTGGCCGCGGCCTTCGACGACGTGCACCGCGAGGCGGTCCGCCTCGCCGCCGAACAGGCGCTGCTGCGGGGCAACGTCAACGCGATGTTCACCAACCTCTCGCGCCGCAGCCAGGGTCTTATCCAGCGCCAGCTCTCGCTCATCTCCGAGCTGGAGTCGCGCGAGGCCGATCCGGACCAGCTGTCCTCGCTGTTCAAGCTCGACCACCTCGCGACCCGTATGCGCCGGAACGGCGAGAACCTTCTCGTCCTCGCGGGTGAGGAGCCGGGTCGCCGGTGGACCCGCCCCGTGCCGCTGGTCGACGTGCTCCGTGCCGCCGCCTCCGAGGTGGAGCAGTACGAGCGCATCGAGCTGGCCTCCGTGCCCGCCACCGAGGTCGCGGGCCGCGTCGTCAACGACCTCGTGCACCTGCTCGCAGAGCTGCTGGAGAACGCGACCTCGTTCTCCTCGCCACAGACCAAGGTCCGGGTCACCGGTCACGCGCTGCCCGACGGCCGCGTCCTGGTCGAAATCCACGACACCGGCATCGGCCTCTCCCCGAGGACCTCGCCGCGATCAACGAGCGGCTGGCGTCCCCGCCCACCGTTGACGTCTCGGTCTCCCGACGCATGGGTCTGTTCGTGGTCGGCCGGCTGTCCCTGCGACACGGCATCCGCATCCAGCTGCGTCCCTCCGACTCCGGTGGCACGACCGCGCTGGTCATGCTGCCCGTCGATGTCGCCCACGGCGGCAAGAAGGCTCCGGCGAAGCCAGGTGCGGGTGGCCAGGGCGCCGCTGCGCCGGCCGGTGGTGCTCCGGCCGGTCTGCCCGGCCGTCCCGGTGGCCCCGGCGGTGGCCGTCCCGGCCTCGGCGGCGGCAACGCGGGCGGCAACAACAACGGCGGTCCGCTCGGCGGTGCTCCCGCCGGTGCGGGAAGTGCTCCCGGCAACCGGCTCGGTGCCGGTGCGGCTCGCGGCCAGGTCGGCGCCGGTTCGGCTCCGCGCGCCGCGCTGCCCCCTCGTGACGACTCCGGCCGTCCGGCGCAGGGCATGCACAGCGCCCCGGGCATGCAGGGACAGGGTCAGCAGGGCCAGGGCGGCAGGCCCGGCCAGGCGCAGGACGGCTCCCGTCAGGGCGGCGCGTTCGGCGGCGGCCGTGGTCCGCAGGCTGCTCCCGCGCGGGGCGAGGCTCCCCAGAACGGTTTCCAGAAGGGCGCGGCGCCCGGTGCGGGCGACCGCGGCCGTCAGCTGCCGCCGCCCGGCGGTCCCCGTGCCGAGCTGCCCGGCGGCCCCGCGCCCCGGCGTGACGAGCCCGTGCCGCCGCGGCCGCAGCGACCGCAGACCACCAGCTGGGGCAGTGACCAGCCGTCGCAGCCGCAGCGTCCGTCCGCGGACGCGCCGCGCGGTCACGAGGACCACGACAGCAACCGGGGTCCGGGTTCGACCGCCGAGTTCGCGCGGCCCGACTACAACGCCGGTCCGCCGCAGGCCGGCCTCCCGGCCGGTCCCTCCTCGACGGGGCAGTTCGTGCGCCCGGACGTGTACGGGGCGACGAACCAGTCCTCCGCCGGCCAGTACGGCCGTCCGGAGGCGCAGGACCCGGCGTCCACCGCCCAGTTCGCCCGCCCGGACTACGGAGCGCCGCAGCCGCCCGCTCCGCAGCGGCGTGACGAGTCGAGTTTCGCGCCGCCGCGTCCGGCGGCCGGACTGCCCGCCCCGCAGCAGCCGGAGGCCCTGCCCCCGGCCGGGCCCGGTGACGGCCGTACCCCGCTGTACGACACCCTGGAGACCAACTGGTTCCGCGGTGTGCAGGCCGGCGGCCGGCCCGACGACGAGCAGCAGGCACCGGCCGAGCGTCCCGCTCAGCCGGCCCCCAGCGCACACCCGCGCCGAGCCCGGCGACCCCGGGCAACGCGTCCCATGCGAGTGGTGCCTGGCGCTCCTCGCCCAACGACGAGTTGGTACGTCAGGCCGAGCGGGTCAGGAAGCCTGCGGCCGGCGGCGTCACCACCTCCGGCCTGCCCCGGCGGGTCCCGCGCGCCAACCTCGTGCCGGGCACCGCTCAGGAGCAGAACCACCAGGCCGGTCCGCAGGTTTCGCGTGCGCCTGACGATGTGCGCGGCAGGCTGACCAATCTCCGCCGAGGTATCCAGCAAGGCCGTCAGCAGAACAGCTCGACGACCGGAAGCTTCAACCTCGGCCCCTCTCACCAGCAGGAGCGTTAGTTGAGCCCGATGAGCCAGGCGGCGCAGAATCTGAACTGGTTGATCACCAACTTCGTGGACAACACCCCAGGGGTGTCGCACACGGTGGTGGTCTCCGCCGACGGTCTTCTGCTGGCGATGTCCGAAGGTTTCCCGCGCGACCGCGCCGATCAGCTGGCGGCCGTGGCCTCCGGTCTGACCTCGCTGACCGCGGGCGCCTCCCGGATCTTCGAAGGCGGTCCGGTGGCCCAGACGGTCGTGGAGATGGAACGGGGGTTCCTCTTCCTCATGTCCGTCTCCGACGGGTCCTCGCTGGCCGTGCTCGCGCACCCCGACTGCGACATCGGCCTCGTGGGCTACGAGATGGCGCTCCTCGTGGATCGTGCGGGCAGCGTCCTCACTCCCGACCTTCGCGCCGAACTCCAGGGAAGCCTTCTGCACTGAGCCCGAGCCGCGAGCCGAACCCCACGCACCGGCTCGCGGCAATTCAGTCACCGCACCGTCACCAGCACGGCCGCCACAGGCCCCCCACCGGCCCAACCAGACGGCACAGCCGACCACTTGCTGTCACGCCCGGAGGATTCATGACCCCGCCACCCGCCTCTCACGATCCGTACGGTGCGTCGGTAGACGCGTACGGGGACGAGGGCGACCAGCCGCTGGTACGTCCGTACGCCATGACCGGCGGCCGGACCCGGCCGCGCTACCAGCTCGCCATCGAGGCGCTGGTCAGCACGACGGCCGATCCGGCTCTGCTCGCCGGGTTGCTTCCCGAGCACCAGCGGATCTGCCATCTGTGCCGGGAGGTCAAGTCCGTCGCCGAGATCTCGGCGCTGCTGTCGATGCCGCTCGGTGTCGCGCGGATCCTTGTCGCCGACCTGGCGGAGGCCGGCATGGTGGCCATTCACCAGCCGGGCAACGGAGAGGCCGGCGGCACGCCGGATGTGACACTGCTCGAAAGGGTGCTCAGTGGACTTCGCAAGCTCTAGCGGCGGTGCTGCCCGCTCAACCACCAGCGCGAAGATCGTGGTGGCGGGCGGCTTCGGCGTGGGCAAGACCACGTTCGTCGGCGCCGTCTCGGAGATCAACCCGCTGCGTACCGAAGCCGTCATGACCTCCGCCTCCGCGGGCATCGACGACCTCACCCACACCGGGGACAAGACGACGACCACCGTCGCCATGGACTTCGGCCGCATCACCCTCGACCAGGACCTCATCCTCTACCTGTTCGGCACCCCCGGACAGGACCGCTTCTGGTTCATGTGGGACGACCTCGTCCGCGGCGCCATCGGCGCCGTCGTCCTCGTCGACACCCGCCGCCTCGCCGACTGCTTCCCCGCCGTCGACTACTTCGAGAACTCCGGCCTCCCCTTCGTCATCGCCCTCAACGGCTTCGACGGACACCAGCCCTACAACCCCGAAGAAGTCCGCGAAGCACTCCAGATCGGCCCCGACACCCCCATCATCACCACCGACGCCCGCCACCGCGCCGACGCCAAGAGCGCACTCATCACCCTCGTCGAACACGCCCTCATGGCACGGCTGAAGTAGAATGGTGAAGTAGACGACCCAATACGGCAGTTGTCGTAGTTGCCGTGCGGCGGGCTGTGTCTTTTGACACGGCCCGCCTCCGTGTTCATAACATTTCGACAGAGAATTCCGGCGCAGTGGACACCCGTTGCACACGGGCGGTACCACTGTGCTCACCTGAGCCTCGCCATTTGACGGGGCTCGTTCCTTATGCCCGTTTTATTAGAGGCGTACGCCACTCGGAATCACTGATTCCGAGTGTTTGGAATGCGGCCGGTCGACGTGCTGGAATTCCTCGAACTGCCGAGTAGTACGGCTCTGAACGAAACACGGCACAGCGTAGGTGCCGACGCCGAGAGGTTGTTGGTCGAGTGAGGCGAAGCATGACGAGCTCCGCAGAGCAACAGGCGCGGGGCAACTTCACCCCGCCGTCGCGCACAGCGGCGCCGCCTGCGGATGCGTCGGGAGCTTCCGGCTCTTCCCCGGCCGTCGGCGGACCGGGAGGCGGTTCCGGAGGCAGCACCAGCCGCTTCTCCCCACGCAACTGGCGGGTGCCCACCCGCCTGAACGCGATCCTTCTCATACCCGTGCTCGTCGGCCTGGTCATGGGCGGGTTCCAGGTCAAGCAGTCGATCGACACCTGGAGCGAGGCGCAGGACGCGGAGAAGACCGCGCTCATCGTGCGGGCGGCCTCCGAGTACGGCCAGGCGCTCCTCAACGAGCGTGACCTGACCGCACAGCCCCTGCTGCTCGCCACGAGCCAGGACGCCCGGCAGGCCGCTGTCGTCACCGAGGCGTACGACACCACCGACGCGGCGAGGGCCAAGTTCGACCAGGCCGTGCAGGACATGCCCTCCGGGCAGGGCCTCGACCGCCGCCTCCAGCTGTTCAAGCAGGAGGAGCCGAAGCTCGCCGATCTGCGCAAGGCGGCCTACACCAAGGCGCTCGACCCGGTGCAGACCGAAGAGGGCTACGTCAAGATCCAGCACGTGCTGATGGAGTTCGCCAACGAGCTCGGCCTCGGCACCGGCAACGTCACCAGCTACGGCCGTACCGTGTACGCCGTCCAGCTCGCCAAGGCCGCCGCGTCGCTGCAGCGCTCCATCGGCATGCACCTGCTGGTCCGGCCGAGCAAGGACGAGAACGTCCTCGCCAAGCAGACGATCGCCTTCAACTCGTACAACTACCTCGAGCAGATCGCCATCGGCGAGTACGTCTCCGGCGGTACGGAGGCCGACACCGTCCGGCTCAAGGAAGTCATGACCGGCAAGGCCGCCGAGGGCGGCAAGCGGCTCGCCGCCGCCGGCCTGAACCCGCCCAAGGGTCCCGACGGCTCCGTCTTCACCGGCATGGCCACCGCCATCGGCTCCGGCACCAGCCCCGAGAAGCTGAAGACGCAGGACGTCACGCCCGAGACATGGATGGGCGCGGCCACCGCCAAGTTCGACGGCTACACCGAGATCGAGACCGACCTCGTCGACCGGGCCGTGAACGAGGCCGCGGCGATCTCCGACGACGCCAAGACCGACGCCATCGTCAACGGCCTCATCGTCGTCATCGCCCTGCTCACCGCCTTCATCCTGGCCGGCCTCATGGCCCGCCAGATGAGCCGCTCGATGCGCCAGCTGCGCACCGCGGCGTTCGGCATCGCCGAGCAGCGCCTGCCGATGCTCGTCGACCAGCTCTCCCGGACCGAGCCGGGCCGGGTCGACACCCGCGTCCAGCCCATCCCGATCGACACCCAGGACGAGATCGGCGAGGTCGCCCGGGCCTTCGACCAGGTCCACCGCGAGGCCGTCCGGCTCGCCGCCGAGCAGGCCATGCTCCGTGGCAACGTCAACGCGATCTTCACCAACCTCTCGCAGCGGAACCAGTCGCTCATCGAGGGCCAGCTGACCCTGATCACCGACCTCGAGAACAACGAGGCCGACCCGGACCAGCTGGAGAACCTCTTCAAGCTCGACCACCTGGCGACCCGTATGCGCCGTAACGGTGAGAACCTGCTGATCCTCGCCGGCGAGGAGCCCGGCCGCCGCTGGAACCAGCCCGTGCCGCTCGTCGACGTGCTGCGCGCCGCCTCCTCCGAGGTGGAGTCCTACGAGCGCATCGAGCTCACCGGCGTCCCGGAGACCGAGATCCACGGCCAGGCCGTGACCGACCTCGTGCACCTCCTCGCCGAGCTGCTGGAGAACGCCACCACCTTCTCCTCGCCGCAGACCAAGGTCCGCGTCACCGCGACCCGTCTCCCCGACGGCCGCGTCATGGTCGAGATCCACGACAAGGGCATCGGCCTCACCGCCGAGGACTTCGCGGACATCAACCACAAGCTGGCCAACCCGCCGACCGTGGACGCCGCCGTCTCGCAGCGCATGGGCCTCTTCGTGGTCGGCCGCCTTGCCGACCGGCACGGCATCCGCGTCCAGCTGCGCCCCTCGGGCGAGCAGGCGGGCACCACCTCGCTGGTCATGCTCCCCGACGCCATCACCCACGGTGGCGGTGGCGAGGCGCTGCCCGAGGACGACTTCACGGTCTCGCAGATCATCCCGGAGCAGCAGTCCTTCGAGAGCGCCCCGATGCGGACCGCCGCGGAGCTCGGCTTCGACGACTCCCGCTACGAGCAGCCCTCCGACGGCTCCGCGACACAGCTGGACCCCGTGGGCCGCTCCCTGATGCGCGAGGAGCGCAGGGCGGCCCTGGAGGCCCAGGCGCACGGCGAACGGCCGCTGTACCGCGACGAGTCGCCGTACGAGCAGGAGCAGGCCCCGCAGCAGGGGTACGGCTCCGAGTACGGCCAGGAGTACGCACAGGCGGACCAGGGTTACGCGCAGAACCAGCAGCCGGCCTACGACGAGTACCAGGGCGGCGGCTACCAGGACGCGTACCAGCCGGCGAACGGCGGCTACCCGGAGCACACGGAACAGCAGGATCCGCTCCAGGGCGCATATGCGGAAGCCACATACCAGGACCCGCAGAGCACCCAGCAGCAGTACGAGGGCCAGTACGATGCCCAGCCCCACCAGGGTGAGTGGGCCGATCACAGCGGTTACCAGACCGCCTACGAGCCCGAGTACCGTACCGAAGCGGAATCTGCGGCCGGCGCTCCCGCGAGCGCCTCGGACCGCGTAGGCTTCGAGCGTCCGGGACCGTCTCCGAGCAGCAGCCACGAGCTCACCGATGCCGGTCTTCCCCGGCGCGGTGGCAACCAGAAGCCGTCGCCGGCACAGCAGGTGCCGCAGCAGCAGGCGTCGCAGCAGCAGTGGCAGCCGCAGTCCCCGGAACAGGCTCCGGCCGCACAGCCGAGCGGACAGGCCCCGGGCGGCAGCAGCAACGGCTCAGGCAGCTTCGGCGGCGGGAGCTCCGACACCGACGACTGGCGCTCGGCGAACGACGAGCGCTGGCAGCGGGCGGAGAAGCTTCGCGACCCGAAGGCGGGCGGGGTCACCTCGTCCGGTCTTCCCCGGCGGGTGCCCAAGGCCAACCTGATCGAGGGCACGGCCGAGCAGACCCCGCAGGGCGGCCCACAGGTCTCCCGCGCCCCTGAGGACGTGCGTGGCAGGTTGAGCAACCTGCGGCGCGGTGTCCAGCAGGGACGCAGCGCGGGAACGGACACGAACGGACCGGGCTCCGGCCCGGGCAGTACCTACAACCAGGAGCGTTAGTGTGAGCCCGATGAGCCAGGCGGCGCAGAATCTGAACTGGTTGATCACCAACTTCGTGGACAACACCCCAGGGGTGTCGCACACGGTGGTGGTCTCCGCCGACGGACTCCTGCTGGCGATGTCCGAAGGTTTCCCGCGCGACCGCGCCGATCAGCTGGCGGCCGTGGCCTCCGGTCTGACCTCGCTGACCGCGGGCGCCTCCCGGATCTTCGAAGGCGGCGCCGTCAACCAGACGGTCGTGGAGATGGAGCGCGGCTTCCTCTTCATCATGTCCATCTCCGACGGCTCCTCTCTGGCCGTGCTGGCCCACCCCGAGGCCGACATCGGCCTCGTGGGCTACGAGATGGCGCTCCTGGTCGACCGTGCGGGCAGCGTCCTCACTCCCGACCTTCGCGCGGAGCTGCAGGGAAGCCTGCTCAACTGACGATCTGCCGGGTTCGTCCCGGTACTTGCTCTTGACCAGTAGACAGACAGTGCGTTTCTCGCCACCGCACCGTTAAGGTGCGGTGGCGCGGGCTCCACAGGGACAGGAACCGGCGTACAGGCAGTCGGAGGAGGAAACGTGGCAACACCCCCAGGCGGGCGCCCTTATGAGGGCGGTCATCAGCCGCACGGTGAGCACACAGACAACCGCTACAACTTTCCTTCGACGCCGGGCAGAGCGGGCGCGCAGCAGCCCTACCAGCAGTCGCAGTCGCCGTACGACCCGTCGTACGACCCCTCTTACGGGCAGCAGCAGCCCCGCATCCAGCCGGTGGCCCAGCGGCGGCCCCAGGAGCCCGCGAAGGCGTCGCCCGCCGGTTCCGGCAGGCACAACCCGCTGGTGCGCCCGTACGCCATGACCGGCGGCCGGACCCGGCCGCGTTACCAGCTCGCCATCGAGGCGCTGGTCAGTACCACGGCCGACCCGTCAAGGCTGCAAGGGCAGTTGCCCGAGCACCAGCGGATCTGCCGGCTGTGTTTCGAGATCAAGTCGGTGGCTGAGATCTCGGCACTCCTCTCCATCCCCCTCGGCGTTGCCCGGATCCTCGTCGCCGACCTGGCGGAGGCCGGACTTGTCGCCATTCATCAGCCCGGCGGCGACGAGTCCGCCGGCGGCCAGCCAGACGTGACACTGCTCGAAAGGGTGCTCAGTGGACTTCGCAAGCTCTAGCGGCGGTGCTGCCCGCTCAACCACCAGCGCGAAGATCGTGGTGGCGGGCGGCTTCGGCGTGGGCAAGACCACGTTCGTCGGCGCCGTCTCGGAGATCAACCCGCTGCGTACCGAAGCCGTCATGACCTCCGCCTCCGCGGGCATCGACGACCTCACCCACACCGGGGACAAGACGACGACCACCGTCGCCATGGACTTCGGCCGCATCACCCTCGACCAGGACCTCATCCTCTACCTGTTCGGCACCCCCGGACAGGACCGCTTCTGGTTCATGTGGGACGACCTCGTCCGCGGCGCCATCGGCGCCGTCGTCCTCGTCGACACCCGCCGCCTCGCCGACTGCTTCCCCGCCGTCGACTACTTCGAGAACTCCGGCCTCCCCTTCGTCATCGCCCTCAACGGCTTCGACGGACACCAGCCCTACAACCCCGAAGAAGTCCGCGAAGCACTCCAGATCGGCCCCGACACCCCCATCATCACCACCGACGCCCGCCACCGCGCCGACGCCAAGAGCGCACTCATCACCCTCGTCGAACACGCCCTCATGGCACGCCTGCGGTAACCGTCCCTGCGGCCCCCGGCGGCGCTCGCGCGCTGAACGCCTGTGAGGAAGGCCCCGTGCTCCTGCCTGTGGAGTACGGGGCCTTCCTCGTGGCCGGGGCCACCGCCGCCCCCGGGGGCCGATGGCCCCGGCTCCGGGCCGAGTACGGGTGACCGGGGATGCGGCATGCGTCAGGCCCCGCACACGACCGTGTGCGGGGCCTGACGGCTCAGGGTCTCAGCCCTGCCAGCTGTGGGACGGCTGGAAGCCGCGCTGGCGCTCCAGACGGCGCCATCCTGCCGTGGTGCGGCCGCGGTGGGCCGGGGTCGCGTCGGTGGGCTGCGCCGAGGCGCGGGCCAGCAGGACCGCGGTGATGGCGGCCAGCTCCTCGGGGTCTGCGTGGCCCTTCTCGACGCGGAGGAGGGAGGACGTCGGATCGGTAGGAGTGCTCATGTGTGCTCCAGGGTCCAATCGCAGGGTCACTGCGGCGGGTTGCCGTGTTTGCGGGACGGCAGGTCGGCGTGCTTGGTGCGGAGCATCGCGAGGGACCGGATGAGGACCTCGCGTGTTTCCGCCGGGTCGATGACGTCGTCGACCAGGCCGCGTTCGGCCGCGTAATAGGGGTGCATCAGCTCGGCCTTGTACTCCTTGACCATGCGCGCCCGCATCGCCTCGGGGTCCTCGGCGTCGGCGATCTGCCGACGGAAGATCACATTCGCCGCACCCTCCGCACCCATCACCGCGATCTCGTTGGTGGGCCAGGCATAGGTCAGATCGGCGCCGATGGACTGCGAATCCATCACGATGTACGCACCGCCGTACGCCTTCCGCAGGATCAGCGAGATCCGCGGGACGGTCGCGTTGCAGTACGCGTACAGCAGTTTCGCGCCGTGGCGGATGATGCCGCCGTGCTCCTGGTCCACACCCGGCAGGAACCCGGGCACGTCCAGCAGCGTGACGATCGGGATGTTGAACGCGTCGCACATCTGCACGAAGCGGGCGGCCTTCTCGGACGCCTCGATGTCCAGCACCCCGGCCAGCGACTGCGGCTGGTTCGCGACGATGCCGACCACCTGCCCGTCCAGCCGGGCCAGCGCGCAGATGATGTTGCGGGCCCACCGCTCGTGGACCTCGAGGAAGTCACCGTCGTCGACGAGCTCCTCGATCACCTGACGCATGTCGTAGGGGCGGTTACCGTCCGCCGGCACCAGATCCAGCAACACCTCGGAGCGGCGGTCGGCCGGGTCGCCGGCGGCGGCGGTGGGCGGGTTCTCCCGGTTGTTCGACGGCAGCATCGACAGCAGGTAACGGACCTCCGCGATGCACGTCTCCTCGTCGTCGTAGGCGAAGTGCGCCACACCCGAGGTTTCCGCGTGCACGTCCGCGCCACCCAGACCGTTCTGGGTGATCTCCTCACCCGTGACCGCCTTCACCACGTCCGGCCCGGTGATGAACATCTGCGACGTCTCACGGACCATGAACACGAAATCGGTCAGCGCGGGACTGTAGGCCGCGCCACCCGCACACGGGCCCAGCATCACCGAGATCTGCGGAATCACCCCCGACGCACGCGTGTTGCGCTGGAAGATCCCGCCGTAACCGGCAAGAGCGCTGACACCCTCCTGGATCCGGGCCCCCGCACCGTCGTTCAACGACACCAGCGGCGCACCCGCCGCGATCGCCATGTCCATGATCTTGTGGATCTTCGTGGCATGCGCCTCACCCAGCGCACCACCGAAGATCCGGAAATCATGCGCGTAGACGAACACCGTCCGGCCCTCGACCGTCCCCAACCGGTGATCACACCGTCGGTGTACGGCTTCTTCGCCTCCAGACCGAACCCGGACGCACGATGCCGGCGCAGCTGCTCCACCTCACGGAACGAGCCCTCGTCCAACAGCAGAGCGATCCGCTCACGAGCCGTCAGCTTGCCCTTCGCATGCTGCGCCTCGGTCGCCTTCTCACTCGGCCCCCGCACAGCCTGCTCGCGGATCTCGTGCAGCTCGGCAACCCGGCCCCGAGCGTCGGTCGGCTCGCTGGTGGTCTCGTCCAAAACGGTCATGCATCGACCCTACGGAGCCGAACAAGGAAACCCTGCCGTCGACTCTGTACAGTCTCGCGCCCGTTCTCCTGTCGGGCTTGAACAGAACCATTCCACGTAGAGCGCCAACCACCAGCTCAGGACGGTGCGGCTTTGTGGAGGTCCAACAAGCTGGTGAGCTGAGAGTCGCCTCACAGCCCGGAAGGGCCCGGTACGCCGCTCGGGTCAATCCGGCGGGCGGCCCAGCGTACCGGGCCGCCCGCCGGAAGGTTCTCAGCTCCCGCAGTGGAAGCGGGCCGCGCCCCAGTCGGCGTGGTCGTTGCCGCTGCCGTCCCCGGCGTCGCCGGCGACCAGCTCGACGTGGTCTGCGCCGGTGACGTCGGCGGTCAGGGCCCAGGCAGGGTCGGCGGCCTTCAGCACCGGGGAGGCGGTCTTCTCCGTGCCGTCCACGACCACGCTGAACCGTACGGTCCCCCGTGACGTCTGGACGTCGTCCACACCCACCTGGGCGGTGAAGGACGTGCAC
Coding sequences within it:
- a CDS encoding roadblock/LC7 domain-containing protein yields the protein MSQAAQNLNWLITNFVDNTPGVSHTVVVSADGLLLAMSEGFPRDRADQLAAVASGLTSLTAGASRIFEGGPVAQTVVEMERGFLFLMSVSDGSSLAVLAHPDCDIGLVGYEMALLVDRAGSVLTPDLRAELQGSLLH
- a CDS encoding DUF742 domain-containing protein; this encodes MTPPPASHDPYGASVDAYGDEGDQPLVRPYAMTGGRTRPRYQLAIEALVSTTADPALLAGLLPEHQRICHLCREVKSVAEISALLSMPLGVARILVADLAEAGMVAIHQPGNGEAGGTPDVTLLERVLSGLRKL
- a CDS encoding ATP/GTP-binding protein, which gives rise to MDFASSSGGAARSTTSAKIVVAGGFGVGKTTFVGAVSEINPLRTEAVMTSASAGIDDLTHTGDKTTTTVAMDFGRITLDQDLILYLFGTPGQDRFWFMWDDLVRGAIGAVVLVDTRRLADCFPAVDYFENSGLPFVIALNGFDGHQPYNPEEVREALQIGPDTPIITTDARHRADAKSALITLVEHALMARLK
- a CDS encoding nitrate- and nitrite sensing domain-containing protein — protein: MTSSAEQQARGNFTPPSRTAAPPADASGASGSSPAVGGPGGGSGGSTSRFSPRNWRVPTRLNAILLIPVLVGLVMGGFQVKQSIDTWSEAQDAEKTALIVRAASEYGQALLNERDLTAQPLLLATSQDARQAAVVTEAYDTTDAARAKFDQAVQDMPSGQGLDRRLQLFKQEEPKLADLRKAAYTKALDPVQTEEGYVKIQHVLMEFANELGLGTGNVTSYGRTVYAVQLAKAAASLQRSIGMHLLVRPSKDENVLAKQTIAFNSYNYLEQIAIGEYVSGGTEADTVRLKEVMTGKAAEGGKRLAAAGLNPPKGPDGSVFTGMATAIGSGTSPEKLKTQDVTPETWMGAATAKFDGYTEIETDLVDRAVNEAAAISDDAKTDAIVNGLIVVIALLTAFILAGLMARQMSRSMRQLRTAAFGIAEQRLPMLVDQLSRTEPGRVDTRVQPIPIDTQDEIGEVARAFDQVHREAVRLAAEQAMLRGNVNAIFTNLSQRNQSLIEGQLTLITDLENNEADPDQLENLFKLDHLATRMRRNGENLLILAGEEPGRRWNQPVPLVDVLRAASSEVESYERIELTGVPETEIHGQAVTDLVHLLAELLENATTFSSPQTKVRVTATRLPDGRVMVEIHDKGIGLTAEDFADINHKLANPPTVDAAVSQRMGLFVVGRLADRHGIRVQLRPSGEQAGTTSLVMLPDAITHGGGGEALPEDDFTVSQIIPEQQSFESAPMRTAAELGFDDSRYEQPSDGSATQLDPVGRSLMREERRAALEAQAHGERPLYRDESPYEQEQAPQQGYGSEYGQEYAQADQGYAQNQQPAYDEYQGGGYQDAYQPANGGYPEHTEQQDPLQGAYAEATYQDPQSTQQQYEGQYDAQPHQGEWADHSGYQTAYEPEYRTEAESAAGAPASASDRVGFERPGPSPSSSHELTDAGLPRRGGNQKPSPAQQVPQQQASQQQWQPQSPEQAPAAQPSGQAPGGSSNGSGSFGGGSSDTDDWRSANDERWQRAEKLRDPKAGGVTSSGLPRRVPKANLIEGTAEQTPQGGPQVSRAPEDVRGRLSNLRRGVQQGRSAGTDTNGPGSGPGSTYNQER
- a CDS encoding roadblock/LC7 domain-containing protein; its protein translation is MSQAAQNLNWLITNFVDNTPGVSHTVVVSADGLLLAMSEGFPRDRADQLAAVASGLTSLTAGASRIFEGGAVNQTVVEMERGFLFIMSISDGSSLAVLAHPEADIGLVGYEMALLVDRAGSVLTPDLRAELQGSLLN
- a CDS encoding DUF742 domain-containing protein, translating into MATPPGGRPYEGGHQPHGEHTDNRYNFPSTPGRAGAQQPYQQSQSPYDPSYDPSYGQQQPRIQPVAQRRPQEPAKASPAGSGRHNPLVRPYAMTGGRTRPRYQLAIEALVSTTADPSRLQGQLPEHQRICRLCFEIKSVAEISALLSIPLGVARILVADLAEAGLVAIHQPGGDESAGGQPDVTLLERVLSGLRKL